TGTTGTTCAAGAGTCAACTGCATGGTCCTTGAGATGGAAAATCAAGAGCCCAAACTTCTAGAGAAAAGTTATTTTGATAGGCAAATCCAGCACTTCTGGATGTAAGAGGATCTTATAAGATGCTTTTAGGATATCATGACTTTTCAAATCACCTTCAAACCATTAAGCAAGAACAGGAACCATGTGCCTCCTTTATCATCCTATAGAACCTAAAGAATCACAGACTAAAAAGACACTATCATTAAAATCTAAGCACTGGAGACCGGCTAAAGCAACAACATTCAATATGTTATTCTgggaaattctattttttttttttttactttcttcagGTCGAGTAAGTTGTACAGAATAGGGTATGCTATCAATAAGAGCACTACTGTGGATGCCCATTTAAACATTACCAGGAAAAAGTGTCCCATTTTAAACATTAATCTTCACAGAAATGTAAAGCTATTTTACAACTGAGAGTGAAATTTTAGGATAGTAAGTCAAATTAAGCAGCAGAAATCAAGAGTAAGACATTCAGATGGGTTAGAGTAATTGAAAACAGGTATGCAAAACACAGAAAAACCAATTCAATGGGTGCAGTACATTAGAACcatataaattaaaaatctttacAAAGCTAAAAAAAATTAGCACACATCTAAAATGGTCAATTTAAGAGGATGTTAGTTTAAATAAATACTTGCTTCATGTGGCAGGGAACCACTTTCTCTCGGCCAgctctgccagtctcttgtcctaaTGGATCTTTCCATGTTCTGGGAGCAGCAATATAACTGGTGCCCAGCACACAGAATGAGCATCCAAGAATTATTATTCAAAGTGAAATGAAACTAACAGAGAGGGATGGTGAAGCTCATATGAAATtctgatttaattattcttcagtAAACACTCATTTGCTCTCTCTAAATCAGGAACTTCAAATTATCTCTGCAGATGTACCACTTGGTGTTGTGTATATCTAATGATCACATTTAAATTTAGTTTGATTTGCAAACATTTTCAAAACTTACAGGGCTCTATATGCTGCAGGGGAAGGGGACAGATGGTAGAAAGGGAGTGAACAAAAATGACTGTATTGTGTTATGTTCATTTTAGGCTCCCAGAATTTTGGCttcataaagaaaacaaaagcttaCGGAACCCCAACAAGtggttttaaaaagcaaaaatctTAGTTTCAATCTCTCACAGGACTTGAAATGTTCATAAAGCAAATAAGCTTAGTGGTCGAGTACTTTAGCCACGTTGACTGCTGCAATAATCGTCCTAAGTTAGTGCATTTTAAAAGCTCCCTACATTTTAGTCAATCAAACAGTTATGGCCATGCAAATTGCCTATTAGGGACACATCAATTTAGAAATAACAAAGGGTAGACTAAAAAGTTATGGAAAATTCTTTAAAGTGTCAAGTTATCTTATCAAAGTGTATATAAAGCAATTAAATTCAACCAAGTTCAAAAAATGTCAACATATGAGTATTTCCTCTTCCTCCAAATAAGAAAAGTAAATCAGAAAAATCTCAAGATTTTAAAGCAACCATCTGTGCCTAACTAAGGCCTCCTCTTGTCCACCAGCAATATTTTACAGAGCTGTCCCTTTGGTATCTGGTCAGATTCTTGTCTGTGCCAAGTACTTCCAGATACTGCCTATCTGTCAGTTATTATCTACCCTCTGCAGCCTGCAAGATAGGATGTACGAGCCAACAACTTTTGAATACATTTCTCCTACATTTGTAAAATATGATTTAAAGTCTTGTCTGTGTTTAGAAATGAAAAGACCTGCTTAGAGACCGCAGAGATCCAAGGTTAAAACATAGCATGATGTTTCAAATCCAATTATTAAAAGAGGATAGCATGGTTTACTAACACAGACTTCAATGATAATGCTGCTGTTCTGAGCATGCAACACACTGCAGATATCTGTTAAGTTCCTGGCATGTTTCATCAGTATGTACCCTCTTTTTACCTCAACcacaggccccgcccctccccttaTTAAAcagtattgtttaaaaaaaaaggtaaaatctaGAGTTAGTGGCAAAATTTTCACAGTAACTTTTTAATAAAGATGCTGTCGGGGGGTATCAGTCAACTGGACCTTGGAAAATTAATTTGATGCAGTTCTGTTCCCCAACCAGCTGCGTGGCACAGAAAGGGCAGGCGGCATGAAATGCGTGAGTTCCGTGAGGCAGTGGGATCTGAGACCAGTATTTTgcagacttctctgagcagacgtGTCCACAGGGGGTGAAAGCATGAGTTGGTGGTCCTGCGTCTACATAAAATCCTGCCTCACAGCCAAGCCAGAGAGGTACGTAGGGGCCCACAGTCCTGCACATGGGACACTCCCTCTCATTGGCCTCTGTGTCGCTTCGATGGCCCCAGTTATGGTACCCATGTACGTGGCCGCAGCTGAGATATGCCCAAGGCTGCTTTTCCTCCACTACCTCTTTCCTGTTGATGCTGGGGAAGGCCAAGGTGTTGAGCCCCACAGGGCACTGGGGTCGGGCAGCATTGATTTCCTGCCGGAGAGCTTCTATGTGCTTCTGAGTTGGGGCATGAAAAAGGCCATCTGCTGTTCTCCAGAGAAGAGTGGCCCCACACAGGTCAATGAGGGAGCCATCCTGGAGGATGTTGGTCTCACTTTCCACCTACAACAaattgaacaattttttttaaatgcaaagttCAACAAGTTGTTCTAGCATTCTTTTCTTTCAAACAGAAAAACACAAATATCATCTtagaagtaaatataaaaaggCAGTTCACGCCACTAAAAATaggaaggaggggtggggggttagCTTATCTTCCagaagcctcagtttcctcatttgaaCACAGGGAGTAATAACATACATACCATATTTGaaaag
This DNA window, taken from Erinaceus europaeus chromosome 16, mEriEur2.1, whole genome shotgun sequence, encodes the following:
- the PELI2 gene encoding E3 ubiquitin-protein ligase pellino homolog 2 isoform X2 — protein: MFQVGRSTESPIDFVVTDTISGSQNNDEAQITQSTISRFACRIVCDRNEPYTARIFAAGFDSSKNIFLGEKAAKWKNPDGHMDGLTTNGVLVMHPRGGFTEESQPGVWREISVCGDVYTLRETRSAQQRGKLVESETNILQDGSLIDLCGATLLWRTADGLFHAPTQKHIEALRQEINAARPQCPVGLNTLAFPSINRKEVVEEKQPWAYLSCGHVHGYHNWGHRSDTEANERECPMCRTVGPYVPLWLGCEAGFYVDAGPPTHAFTPCGHVCSEKSAKYWSQIPLPHGTHAFHAACPFCATQLVGEQNCIKLIFQGPVD